From one Leptospiraceae bacterium genomic stretch:
- a CDS encoding ABC transporter ATP-binding protein, whose product MIRVQNLTKKYIGFKTPLERILTALSFGLIPGSRSYTALSGIDIEVNAGEIIGIIGRNGAGKSTLLKVLSGVSKFQSGVMEKSGSLRSILELGVGFNPELSGDENVYYNGLVWGYSLNEIKSLADSIFEFSGLNEFRNVPLKNYSTGMMMRLGFALATANRPDILLVDEALAVGDASFQQKSLSRFQRFKEEGSAIIIVSHDLNLLQMISDRMIVMEKGKIEFCGSPALALKKYIQILADNSFTESTNEKQVKSEHIESYSLQMQGNRTAKSIFGIGEIVTISFSIKLRAAIPDLTIGFHIDDAKGLRVFGTNSYHLKKEFKNLKAGSIVTVSFTFPLNISHGKYNLGFALHEGDNHTTNCYLWKDDILDFEVERLGVPKFDGPSFLPVECEWEIKS is encoded by the coding sequence ATGATTCGAGTTCAAAATCTAACAAAGAAATATATAGGTTTTAAAACTCCACTGGAGAGAATTTTAACTGCATTAAGTTTCGGATTAATACCGGGTAGCCGCTCCTATACTGCTCTTAGCGGAATAGACATTGAAGTAAATGCAGGCGAAATCATAGGTATCATTGGAAGAAACGGTGCCGGTAAATCTACTCTACTAAAAGTTTTATCAGGCGTTTCTAAATTTCAGTCGGGCGTAATGGAGAAGAGTGGTTCTCTTCGATCTATTTTGGAATTAGGTGTAGGGTTTAATCCTGAGTTATCCGGTGATGAAAATGTTTATTATAATGGTCTAGTATGGGGTTACTCTCTGAATGAAATTAAATCTTTAGCAGATTCCATATTTGAATTTTCTGGACTGAATGAATTTAGAAATGTTCCCTTAAAAAATTATTCTACAGGAATGATGATGCGTCTTGGCTTTGCACTTGCAACTGCTAATCGTCCCGATATTCTTTTAGTGGATGAAGCACTTGCCGTTGGAGATGCTAGCTTTCAACAGAAATCTCTTTCTCGATTTCAAAGATTCAAAGAAGAAGGCTCTGCAATCATTATAGTAAGTCATGATCTAAATCTATTGCAAATGATTTCAGACAGAATGATTGTAATGGAAAAAGGCAAAATTGAATTTTGTGGATCACCGGCATTAGCCTTAAAGAAATACATCCAGATCTTAGCAGATAATTCTTTTACTGAATCTACAAATGAAAAACAAGTTAAATCAGAACATATAGAATCATACTCTCTCCAAATGCAAGGCAATAGAACAGCCAAATCCATTTTCGGTATAGGTGAAATTGTAACTATTAGTTTTTCTATTAAGCTTCGAGCGGCTATTCCTGATTTGACGATAGGATTTCATATTGACGATGCAAAGGGACTCCGAGTCTTTGGAACAAACTCTTATCATCTAAAAAAGGAATTTAAGAATCTAAAGGCCGGGTCTATCGTTACTGTTAGTTTTACATTTCCCCTTAATATTTCCCATGGGAAATATAATCTTGGTTTTGCACTCCATGAGGGAGATAATCATACAACAAACTGTTATCTATGGAAAGATGATATTTTGGATTTTGAAGTAGAGAGGCTTGGTGTTCCTAAGTTTGATGGACCTAGCTTTTTGCCTGTAGAGTGTGAGTGGGAGATTAAGTCGTAG
- a CDS encoding ABC transporter permease, translated as MNNAIKNLQVLWILVKRDYALQFAGSLLGILWMLIQSLSLISIYTFVFFILNKSSNLPNSKLDYSSYIFSGLLFWIPLQEMLIRGVSILTDNRQLIKRSSLGVNLFLWIPFLQMIIHSFVISIPVFIVLLWSGSLDYRFFFFSYPIILITGLYLMLVLEYLARVNILLKDISPIMRLLSQIIFWTLPVLYFPSGVLREVNLYNPFIIPLDVFRFLVLKDYSIQFPVLIFIFPLSFFVLVFFLTRFKLDEVVMDHL; from the coding sequence ATGAATAATGCAATAAAAAACTTACAAGTCCTTTGGATCTTAGTGAAGCGAGACTATGCCCTTCAATTTGCAGGAAGTCTGCTTGGGATTCTCTGGATGTTGATTCAAAGTTTGAGTTTGATATCCATTTATACTTTTGTTTTTTTTATTCTGAATAAATCTTCAAATCTTCCAAACTCTAAGTTAGATTATTCTAGTTATATTTTTAGCGGACTCCTGTTTTGGATACCTCTTCAGGAAATGTTAATTCGTGGTGTAAGCATTCTTACAGACAATCGACAATTAATCAAACGATCAAGTCTTGGAGTAAATCTATTCTTGTGGATTCCATTTTTGCAAATGATTATTCATAGTTTTGTAATTTCTATTCCGGTGTTTATCGTTTTACTTTGGTCGGGAAGTTTAGATTATCGTTTTTTCTTTTTTTCTTATCCAATTATTTTAATAACAGGACTTTATCTAATGCTTGTATTAGAATACCTCGCTCGCGTAAATATTCTATTAAAAGACATTTCCCCGATCATGAGACTTCTTTCACAAATAATATTTTGGACACTGCCTGTATTGTATTTTCCTTCTGGAGTTCTGCGAGAGGTTAATCTATATAATCCCTTTATTATTCCTTTAGATGTATTTCGATTTTTGGTTTTAAAGGATTATTCTATTCAATTTCCAGTTCTCATTTTTATTTTTCCTTTGTCTTTTTTTGTCTTAGTCTTTTTTTTAACTCGCTTCAAGTTAGATGAGGTTGTAATGGATCATCTATGA
- a CDS encoding endoflagellar filament sheath protein produces MREYMNNKKKLVGILSSIIAIAIAFSGIAYAEKKGLKTTNGNDLGNNELKSITLETWDKVEWEVFTDKDSELPDNYGKKPYKKDLAPSTQSMRQVKLLKGYPRDVKYIDLSKDKDNSQVLAVKFHFTFPGNNEVTIRPPRTADFIINRPRMFINDNAFSNTEAQKAPEKRDINNVNIQPIYGVELPGVTKSMSVWVLGRGIDYILEGWFEDYKGDTHVIKFGSVNFVGWRPMTAVIPANIPQFVEAYPATKSLVFKQFKLRSTPKTGGDITYLFFDELKILADTFDVHFDGANIDFDPEDCSNKQRVEEVEAKAKGIKPVKDCGNSGGAKSAPAAEKK; encoded by the coding sequence ATGAGGGAATATATGAACAATAAGAAGAAATTAGTAGGTATACTTTCAAGCATAATTGCAATCGCGATTGCATTTTCTGGTATAGCCTATGCAGAAAAGAAAGGATTAAAAACAACAAACGGAAATGACCTAGGAAACAATGAGTTAAAATCAATTACATTGGAAACTTGGGACAAAGTTGAATGGGAAGTCTTCACTGACAAAGACTCTGAGTTGCCAGATAATTATGGGAAAAAACCTTATAAGAAAGATTTAGCTCCATCAACACAGTCTATGAGACAAGTTAAACTTCTTAAAGGCTACCCTAGAGATGTAAAATACATTGATTTAAGCAAAGACAAAGACAATTCTCAAGTTCTTGCGGTAAAATTCCATTTTACTTTTCCAGGAAACAATGAAGTAACAATCAGACCACCTAGAACTGCTGATTTCATAATCAACCGTCCAAGAATGTTTATCAATGACAACGCATTTTCAAACACAGAAGCTCAAAAAGCTCCTGAGAAGCGTGACATTAACAACGTAAACATTCAGCCTATCTACGGTGTAGAGTTACCAGGCGTAACAAAATCTATGTCTGTTTGGGTTCTAGGAAGAGGAATTGACTATATTCTAGAAGGTTGGTTCGAAGACTACAAAGGCGATACTCATGTAATCAAATTTGGCTCAGTTAACTTTGTTGGATGGCGTCCGATGACAGCAGTTATTCCTGCTAACATTCCACAATTCGTAGAAGCATACCCTGCAACTAAGAGCTTAGTTTTCAAACAATTCAAACTAAGATCTACCCCTAAAACTGGTGGAGACATTACTTATCTATTCTTTGATGAGTTAAAAATACTAGCTGATACATTCGATGTTCACTTTGATGGTGCAAATATCGACTTTGATCCAGAAGATTGTTCTAACAAACAAAGAGTGGAAGAAGTTGAGGCAAAAGCTAAAGGTATCAAACCTGTTAAGGATTGTGGTAACTCTGGTGGAGCCAAAAGCGCTCCTGCTGCTGAAAAGAAATAA
- the greA gene encoding transcription elongation factor GreA — MSQETVITNEKSSSELDKLTNLFNEDIYVRVDASSVPVTKFKILDDLISHYKTLGKLDEASQKIEEHLKDHPDSISARYLTGFLSLIQNKIEDSNHLKSLLEQFKVHGKWTIIEYISDHILQFGEQRLALKYKAEALEKLNKNKELKLVLEKLAKHDRKNPEIAKKYALSILDEDRDKAIIFLKQAAESFARSKEYGQLEEIWPILIEHNFEDLPFFEKIERILLSAREKSRIVILFYPLMETYKQLEDYDKTILLLKKILDHEPLSQKARNDLIRAYKAKYVNHSLLEEFLKMSEIGNSKKSIKACITNFERNIVFDTNNYVMHRNWGVGQIKSISSASDSIVVDFLDKKDHKLSIQMAITSLKPLKQDHIWVKLYENRQQIVDLFANDIPTFFVELLTSHDNLMTLGDIKAEITTKFLSKSEEWSKWWNKAKILLKKDPRIGFNPKKKDEIIYRQKPISLTEELSDKFAAVTDINKKLDIALEALEVYEEAEGAVESFNHFYYEEEEAKDIFRRLVAYLYLEIASSLIHSDDLPRHQKPEEIQRLIQSQTKEELLSFSKQLTNVEVKKNYVNLIRKYHSEYTNIFMGILFEVPVKVNKYAFGVLVSENKHSELNLFVETTINKSKENPEVFLWVAKSILSGSWDYSWLNVSTSDLVLRTFRLLKPLGKIEEKGTKLKNAAMDILFGNDNETVSMVIKSSDADFIRKIYALFKEVPYVTDAEKDKLLNLINTLKPGFSWDDSYTSSDDDSSDDGYSIPSNVILVTRMGFNAKKEEFEHLVNVEMAENSRDIGEAQEKGDLRENAEYKAAMEKQVQLQAQIKKLETELKSAQILDITDVKTDKMNIGCTVKLKNENNGEEDTYSILGAWDADTEKNIISYQSPMGKALLGKKIGDMASVDFEGSHMNFRVLEISRYSI; from the coding sequence ATGTCCCAAGAAACAGTCATTACGAACGAAAAATCAAGCAGTGAACTAGATAAGCTCACAAATCTCTTTAATGAAGATATCTACGTGCGCGTCGATGCTTCTTCTGTTCCCGTTACAAAATTTAAAATCTTAGATGATTTAATTAGTCATTATAAAACCCTTGGAAAGCTCGATGAAGCTAGTCAAAAAATAGAGGAACACCTAAAAGATCATCCTGATAGCATTTCAGCTAGATATTTGACAGGATTTTTATCCTTAATCCAAAATAAAATTGAAGACTCTAATCATCTTAAGTCATTACTTGAGCAATTTAAAGTTCATGGTAAATGGACTATCATTGAATACATATCAGATCATATATTGCAATTTGGCGAGCAAAGACTTGCACTTAAATATAAAGCAGAGGCTCTTGAAAAATTAAATAAGAACAAAGAACTCAAACTTGTTTTAGAGAAATTAGCTAAACATGATCGCAAGAATCCAGAAATTGCAAAAAAATACGCTCTATCGATTCTAGACGAAGATAGAGACAAAGCTATTATCTTCCTTAAACAAGCAGCTGAGTCTTTCGCTAGATCAAAGGAATATGGGCAATTAGAAGAAATCTGGCCTATTCTGATCGAGCACAATTTTGAGGATTTACCCTTCTTTGAAAAAATTGAGCGAATTCTTCTTTCGGCTAGAGAAAAATCGAGAATCGTAATTTTATTTTATCCTTTAATGGAGACCTATAAGCAATTAGAAGACTACGACAAAACAATTCTATTGCTAAAGAAGATTCTTGACCATGAGCCGCTATCTCAAAAAGCAAGAAATGACTTAATTAGAGCCTACAAGGCAAAGTATGTGAATCACTCCTTGTTGGAAGAATTCTTAAAGATGTCAGAGATCGGTAATAGTAAAAAATCAATCAAAGCATGTATTACAAATTTTGAGCGAAATATTGTTTTTGACACCAATAACTATGTAATGCATAGAAATTGGGGTGTTGGCCAGATTAAATCAATCAGCAGCGCTAGTGATTCGATAGTAGTTGACTTTCTGGATAAAAAAGACCATAAGCTCTCTATTCAAATGGCGATTACTAGCCTTAAACCGCTCAAGCAAGATCATATTTGGGTGAAGTTATATGAAAACAGGCAACAGATCGTAGACTTATTTGCAAATGATATTCCAACATTCTTTGTTGAACTATTAACTTCCCACGATAATCTAATGACTCTTGGCGATATCAAGGCTGAGATCACTACAAAATTTTTAAGCAAATCAGAAGAATGGTCAAAGTGGTGGAACAAAGCTAAAATACTTCTAAAGAAAGATCCGCGCATTGGATTTAATCCAAAAAAGAAAGATGAAATCATTTACCGTCAAAAGCCAATTTCTCTAACAGAAGAGCTATCAGATAAATTTGCGGCGGTAACCGATATAAACAAAAAACTAGATATCGCCCTCGAAGCTCTTGAAGTATATGAAGAAGCTGAGGGAGCTGTAGAATCTTTTAATCACTTCTATTACGAAGAAGAAGAAGCGAAAGATATTTTCCGTAGACTTGTTGCTTATTTATACCTAGAAATTGCGTCTAGTTTGATTCACTCCGATGATTTACCACGTCATCAAAAACCAGAAGAAATTCAAAGACTGATTCAGTCTCAAACTAAGGAAGAATTGCTTAGTTTCTCAAAGCAATTAACGAACGTAGAAGTAAAAAAGAATTATGTAAATCTAATTCGAAAATACCATTCAGAATACACAAATATTTTCATGGGAATTTTATTTGAAGTCCCTGTAAAAGTAAACAAATATGCATTTGGAGTTTTAGTTTCTGAAAACAAGCACTCTGAATTAAACCTCTTTGTGGAAACAACGATAAATAAATCAAAAGAGAATCCAGAAGTGTTCTTGTGGGTTGCAAAATCCATATTATCTGGCTCATGGGATTATTCTTGGTTAAATGTATCTACTTCGGACTTAGTTCTTAGAACATTCCGTTTGTTAAAACCGCTTGGAAAGATTGAAGAGAAAGGAACAAAGCTCAAGAATGCAGCAATGGATATCCTGTTTGGAAATGATAATGAAACCGTCTCTATGGTTATCAAATCTAGCGATGCAGACTTTATTAGAAAAATCTACGCACTATTCAAAGAAGTGCCTTATGTTACTGATGCAGAGAAGGATAAACTTCTCAATCTAATTAATACTCTCAAACCTGGATTCTCGTGGGATGATAGCTATACTAGTTCCGATGACGACTCTTCTGACGATGGCTATTCAATTCCAAGCAATGTTATTCTCGTTACTAGAATGGGATTCAATGCAAAGAAAGAAGAATTTGAGCATCTCGTAAACGTTGAAATGGCAGAGAACTCAAGAGATATAGGTGAGGCACAAGAGAAAGGGGACTTGCGTGAAAATGCTGAATACAAGGCAGCAATGGAAAAACAAGTTCAACTTCAAGCTCAAATTAAAAAGTTAGAAACTGAACTCAAGAGTGCTCAGATTTTAGATATTACAGACGTTAAAACTGATAAAATGAATATAGGTTGCACTGTAAAATTGAAAAACGAAAACAATGGAGAAGAAGATACATACTCTATCCTAGGCGCCTGGGATGCTGATACAGAAAAGAACATCATCAGCTATCAGTCTCCAATGGGCAAAGCATTGTTAGGCAAGAAAATCGGGGATATGGCTTCTGTTGATTTTGAAGGAAGTCATATGAACTTTAGAGTTCTTGAGATTAGCCGTTACTCTATATAG